A region of Porites lutea chromosome 13, jaPorLute2.1, whole genome shotgun sequence DNA encodes the following proteins:
- the LOC140923302 gene encoding galanin receptor type 1-like, producing the protein MKMAANDTYFSPESTNLERSEFRTAKITLYCLIWILSCIGNSLVIIVIIGARDMRTPSKLLILNLALCDFIPPALAIPFDFALEEKNYVWPFGHAMCKVLWPFQTASSTSSSLTLAAVSVDRFRTLVTPFARRTTFRQVLLCLFAMHVFSIGLCVPYSIALDYDKSKRSCDENWSNMHNGQAYTVILCLCGYVLPLITMAIAYRLIYRSLRSNLMGLLSMETDPQRPRNVCRSSEESTLIRDSVENQRKEQNIRLAKMFTIVVVVFAISMFPNQVLWIWIDFGHGKSNELFHYVSVVCRLCTYANSVLNPFIYALKSKEFRSGFARIGRASMHPLRKISSETRKIVRKISRSISDAGQRPAVLPQQSSGVTAPAQRCSDTFTNGKETLEPPLSNYNMHYKTSELICTINDFSIDLSISVTPSLYEKLEELAETSC; encoded by the coding sequence ATGAAAATGGCAGCGAATGATACGTACTTTTCGCCCGAATCAACCAATCTGGAACGGTCAGAATTCCGAACAGCCAAGATTACTCTGTACTGTTTAATCTGGATACTAAGCTGCATTGGTAACAGCTTGGTTATAATCGTCATCATTGGAGCTCGAGACATGCGGACTCCCTCAAAGTTACTAATCTTGAACCTTGCTTTGTGTGATTTCATCCCTCCAGCTTTGGCTATTCCGTTCGATTTTGCCCTGGAGGAGAAAAATTACGTCTGGCCGTTTGGTCATGCGATGTGCAAGGTTCTGTGGCCGTTCCAAACGGCGAGTTCTACGTCGTCATCTCTTACTCTTGCAGCCGTCAGTGTGGATAGGTTCAGGACCCTAGTGACCCCATTTGCAAGGCGCACCACTTTTCGTCAAGTTCTTCTCTGCTTATTTGCTATGCACGTGTTTTCTATCGGCTTGTGTGTTCCTTATAGTATTGCCCTGGACTATGACAAATCAAAACGTTCTTGCGACGAGAATTGGTCGAATATGCACAATGGACAAGCATATACGGTGATATTGTGTCTATGCGGGTACGTTTTACCTTTAATAACCATGGCCATAGCGTACAGGCTTATTTATCGCAGCTTACGCTCAAACCTTATGGGCCTTCTATCAATGGAAACTGATCCTCAAAGACCTCGCAATGTTTGTAGATCGTCTGAAGAATCGACTTTAATAAGGGACAGTGTggaaaatcaaagaaaagaaCAGAACATTCGCTTGGCAAAAATGTTTACTATTGTCGTGGTGGTATTCGCTATAAGCATGTTTCCAAATCAAGTTCTTTGGATTTGGATCGACTTCGGCCATGGCAAAAGCAACGAGCTTTTCCATTACGTCTCTGTTGTGTGCCGTCTTTGCACTTACGCAAACAGTGTCTTAAACCCTTTTATCTACGCCTTAAAAAGCAAAGAGTTTAGATCCGGCTTTGCGAGGATTGGCCGAGCAAGTATGCATCCCTTGCGAAAGATAAGCTCGGaaacaagaaaaattgtgcGCAAAATAAGCAGGAGCATTTCAGATGCCGGTCAACGTCCCGCTGTTCTGCCTCAGCAGTCTTCTGGCGTAACTGCACCTGCTCAGAGGTGCTCAGACACTTTCACTAATGGTAAAGAAACTCTTGAACCACCTCTTAGCAATTATAACATGCATTACAAAACGTCAGAACTAATTTGTACAATTAATGACTTTTCTATCGATCTATCAATCTCAGTTACTCCCAGTTTGTACGAAAAACTCGAGGAACTTGCAGAAACGAGTTGCTGA
- the LOC140923208 gene encoding galanin receptor type 1-like has product MMPNNGSYQEEKASLENMEFRISKIILYLLILVLSCVGNILVAVVIIRARNLRTSSNLLILNLAACDFLTPIISIPFDLALEELRNIWPFGRTVCKLLWPLQTVFSTSSSLILAAISLDRYRTLVKPFLPQSSLGTNVLLVLTVHAFSICLCIPYFIALEYNPAKKSCNESWPAVRYRQVYTVFLFLCQYALPLITMSIAYVLIHRSLRSNLARLFSMNSRRCQKSRRRTHLSKDSVEFKRKEQNIRLAKMFVIVVVVFAISMFPNQVLWFWHDFGKGGESTYFHYISVVCRLCTYANSVLNPFIYALKSREFRSGFAKIGHSTVVKPLRKISAETRRFVRKVSANVNVLDNQRSLVHTTSLATEDISPMSGDYSETFKLSWQSAERIRDTDSREITLEFERQKPFNYVPRRKFSCYEIGDFKGLHVKSNKGSTPCQSDTCLLMDSEAPKGREAVINLHTSCTNLEKVKPFNDISFPELKAILRDRSSWFIKELRETDC; this is encoded by the coding sequence ATGATGCCGAATAATGGCTCTTACCAAGAAGAAAAAGCGAGTTTGGAAAATATGGAGTTCAGAATCTCAAAGATAATATTATACCTCCTTATCTTGGTCCTTAGTTGTGTTGGAAACATTTTAGTCGCCGTTGTTATTATAAGAGCAAGAAATTTGCGGACTTCATCTAATCTACTGATCCTGAATTTAGCGGCATGTGACTTCCTCACACCAATTAtaagtataccatttgatttaGCTCTCGAAGAACTCAGAAACATTTGGCCGTTTGGAAGAACAGTATGCAAACTTCTGTGGCCCTTACAAACAGTATTCTCGACTTCATCGAGCCTTATTCTTGCAGCTATCAGCTTGGACAGATACAGAACCCTTGTGAAACCTTTCCTCCCTCAGTCTTCCTTGGGAACTAATGTTTTGCTCGTATTAACAGTTCACGCTTTTTCAATATGCTTATGCATTCCTTATTTTATCGCTCTAGAGTACAATCCAGCGAAAAAATCCTGCAATGAAAGCTGGCCAGCTGTACGTTACAGACAAGTTTataccgttttcctttttttgtgtcAGTATGCATTGCCACTGATCACAATGTCTATAGCATATGTGCTTATTCATAGGAGTTTACGTTCCAATCTGGCTAGACTCTTCTCTATGAATTCTAGGAGATGTCAAAAGTCTAGAAGACGGACGCATTTGAGCAAGGATAGcgtggaatttaaaagaaaagagcaGAACATTCGCTTGGCAAAGATGTTTGTTATCGTCGTGGTAGTCTTCGCAATAAGCATGTTTCCGAATCAAGTTTTGTGGTTCTGGCATGACTTTGGTAAGGGAGGGGAGAGTACATATTTCCACTACATCTCTGTAGTTTGTCGGCTTTGCACTTATGCCAACAGCGTCCTAAATCCGTTTATATATGCGTTAAAAAGCCGAGAATTCAGATCTGGATTTGCGAAGATTGGTCATTCTACTGTAGTGAAACCGCTGAGAAAAATAAGCGCCGAGACTAGAAGATTTGTGCGCAAGGTGAGCGCTAACGTTAATGTCTTGGATAATCAACGATCCCTGGTTCATACGACATCGCTCGCTACTGAAGACATATCTCCCATGTCTGGCGATTACTCGGAAACATTCAAACTCAGTTGGCAATCGGCGGAAAGGATCAGAGATACAGACAGTAGAGAGATAACGCTTGAATTTGAGCGTCAAAAACCTTTTAATTACGTTCCACGTCGGAAATTTTCATGTTATGAAATAGGTGACTTTAAGGGCTTGCACGTAAAATCCAATAAAGGATCTACTCCCTGTCAGAGCGATACTTGTCTTCTTATGGACTCTGAGGCACCAAAAGGTAGGGAAGCCGTTATCAATCTACATACGTCATGTACAAACCTTGAAAAGGTGAAACCTTTTAACGATATATCATTTCCAGAGTTAAAGGCCATTTTGAGAGACAGGTCGTCTTGGTTTATTAAAGAACTTCGAGAAACTGACTGCTGA
- the LOC140923159 gene encoding neuropeptide Y receptor type 2-like — protein sequence MVVNNSTIQDETTMSLETTEFRIIRMTLYVLILFLSCIGNSLVAVVIIKARGMRTSSNVLILSLAVCDFLTPVLSIPFDMAYEEQNYTWPFGKAMCKALWPLQTASSTSSSLILAAISLDRFRTLVKPLGWYISMGKLVVCVLSINAVSIFISIPYFIVLKYSASERSCHESWPGEDYKHAYTIFLFLCQYALPLLTMSTVYILVYINLRSNLVRLFSMDAERGRRAFSRESTRSTDSRDFRRREQNIRLAKMFVIVVVVFAISMFPNQVLWFWIDFGNGRDHHLFHYISVVCRLCTYANSVLNPFIYALKSKEFRSGFAKIGRATVMKPLRKISTDGRKFVRKLSGNVLERQRPIPVEMKSSAAAIAFNENFGEFQHNSHAEECGDIKPRQLEEKNDRTNVTQPLRKLSNETRKYVRKFSGTVSPDSQIPMSVQRKSSAGLFKSSENENAGAFQFSCQAEVSDKTKGNDDGSILAPRRRKFSCYGVSYGKEQKDLSMKRRPDDPSQEMTENKAKGIWIKPTYLIKRGTMMCEVLHAVDDG from the exons ATGGTTGTCAACAACTCTACAATTCAAGACGAAACAACAATGAGCTTGGAGACAACGGAGTTTAGAATCATAAGAATGACATTGTACGtgttaattttatttctaaGCTGTATCGGGAACAGTTTAGTTGCAGTTGTTATTATCAAAGCTAGAGGAATGCGGACATCGTCAAACGTGCTAATCCTGAGTCTTGCTGTATGTGATTTCTTGACTCCAGTTCTCAGTATTCCGTTTGATATGGCTTATGAGGAACAAAACTACACTTGGCCCTTTGGAAAGGCAATGTGTAAAGCTCTTTGGCCTTTGCAAACGGCCTCTTCGACGTCTTCCAGTCTTATTCTGGCGGCAATCAGTTTGGACAGATTCAGGACTCTTGTAAAACCCTTAGGCTGGTACATCTCCATGGGCAAATTGGTTGTTTGTGTGCTGTCAATTAACGCCGTTTCTATCTTTATATCCATCCCTTATTTTATCGTTTTGAAATACAGTGCCTCTGAGAGATCGTGCCACGAGAGCTGGCCAGGTGAAGACTACAAACATGCTTACAccatatttctatttttgtgtCAGTATGCTCTACCTTTGCTAACCATGTCTACAGTGTACATACTTGTTTACATCAACTTACGTTCCAATCTGGTTAGGCTGTTTTCTATGGATGCCGAACGTGGAAGACGCGCTTTTAGCAGAGAATCGACTAGAAGCACAGATAGCAGGGATTTTCGACGAAGGGAACAGAACATTCGTTTGGCAAAAatgtttgttattgttgtcgTGGTGTTTGCAATCAGCATGTTTCCAAATCAAGTTCTTTGGTTTTGGATCGACTTTGGAAATGGTCGAGACCATCATCTTTTTCATTACATATCTGTTGTATGTCGTCTTTGCACCTACGCAAACAGTGTTTTGAACCCGTTTATTTACGCCTTAAAGAGCAAAGAGTTTAGATCTGGGTTTGCAAAGATTGGCCGCGCAACGGTAATGAAGCCACTGAGGAAAATCAGCACCGATGGCAGAAAATTTGTGCGAAAATTAAGTGGAAATGTTTTGGAAAGACAACGCCCTATTCCAGTTGAGATGAAATCTTCAGCTGCCGCAATCGCTTTCAATGAAAACTTTGGAGAATTCCAGCACAATTCACATGCAGAAGAGTGCGGTGATATAAAGCCGAGACAGCTTGAGGAAAAGAATGACCGGACTAATGTGACGCAGCCGCTCAGAAAATTGAGCAACGAAACTAGAAAATATGTGCGCAAATTTAGTGGTACTGTCTCTCCGGATAGTCAAATACCCATGTCTGTTCAGAGGAAATCTTCAGCTGGCTTATTTAAATCCAGTGAGAATGAAAACGCTGGAGCATTTCAATTCAGTTGCCAAGCGGAAGTGTCTGACAAAACGAAGGGCAATGATGACGGGTCGATTTTGGCTCCCCGTCGTCGAAAATTTTCATGTTACGGAGTCAGTTACGGTAAGGAGCAAAAAGACTTGTCTATGAAGCGACGGCCAGATGACCCGAGCCAAGAAATGACTGAAAACAAAGCAA AAGGAATTTGGATTAAACCCACATATCTTATAAAACGGGGTACAATGATGTGCGAAGTGCTGCACGCAGTTGACGATGGATAA
- the LOC140923178 gene encoding galanin receptor type 1-like, translating to MTKRNGTVIGVSNESFALEGIVQDEALGDFRTTKIFFYFAILSASTLGNGMVAAIIIRKMRTASHFLILNLAICDLLTPLISIVFDFVLEENNYVWLYGHVMCKLLWPTQTYFNGASSLTLAAISLDRYRLIMHPFKTRLSRKQVGLMICIVHVFSFVAVSPYVYVLTLQGGSCTELWPGFTYRQAYSLFLCLSQYVLPLTFMGIVYGLAIRALYNASARVRGSSIKEKAHQQEVTSKKPQCKHSCKISKTGTIARRISHIPSIWSSPNAKAMKMFIIIVIVFAIFMFPNQVVWLWADFGGRNKTSTFRKISIVCWLFTYTNCVVNPVILGVLSKDFREGFKVIFKSILICFDTSSKAKETKKEFRKQSNSCTKTASMLLSDGECHAMKLKEYNPYPDGHQQQTSLPYGANQPLISSYTAIESQSRGFDLHRSAGTFKSLTPENNLQVKRRDFDYAHVSAIPDENLAILPYTLSYEHLEAAFNSSPETDC from the coding sequence ATGACGAAGAGAAACGGTACTGTTATTGGAGTCAGTAATGAAAGTTTTGCGTTGGAAGGAATTGTTCAAGACGAAGCATTGGGCGATTTTAGAaccacaaaaatatttttctattttgccATCTTATCTGCCAGTACCTTAGGCAACGGAATGGTTGCGGCTATTATCATTAGGAAAATGCGCACGGCTTCACACTTTCTAATCCTCAACTTGGCCATTTGTGATCTGTTAACACCGCTGATAAGTATTGTGTTTGATTTTGTCCTTGAGGAGAACAATTACGTATGGCTGTATGGCCACGTCATGTGCAAACTATTGTGGCCAACACAGACATACTTTAATGGTGCCTCTTCGCTTACGCTCGCGGCGATTTCCTTGGACCGTTATCGACTCATTATGCATCCATTTAAGACACGCTTATCGAGGAAACAAGTTGGCTTGATGATTTGTATCGttcatgttttttctttcgtgGCCGTGAGCCCTTATGTATATGTCCTGACTCTCCAAGGAGGTTCTTGCACAGAACTTTGGCCCGGTTTCACTTACAGACAAGCTTACAGCCTCTTCCTGTGTCTCTCACAATACGTTCTCCCTTTAACATTTATGGGTATTGTGTACGGGCTTGCAATTCGTGCCCTCTACAACGCCTCAGCAAGAGTGCGTGGCAGTTCAATCAAAGAAAAGGCTCATCAGCAAGAAGTGACTTCGAAAAAGCCTCAATGCAAACATTCATGCAAGATCTCTAAAACAGGAACCATTGCAAGAAGAATCAGTCATATACCAAGCATATGGAGTAGTCCAAATGCAAAAGCCATGAAAATGTTTATCATTATAGTAATTGTGTTTGCAATTTTCATGTTTCCTAATCAAGTTGTTTGGCTATGGGCGGACTTTGGTGGCAGAAACAAAACGTCGACTTTTCGGAAAATTTCCATCGTGTGCTGGTTGTTTACCTACACTAACTGTGTAGTTAATCCTGTTATTCTAGGTGTCCTCAGTAAAGATTTTCGAGAGGGATTTAAGGTGATTTTTAAGAGTATCTTGATCTGTTTCGATACATCATCCAAggcaaaagaaaccaaaaaggaGTTCAGAAAACAAAGTAATAGCTGTACCAAAACTGCATCGATGCTACTGTCAGACGGCGAATGTCATGCAATGAAGCTCAAAGAATACAACCCATATCCCGATGGTCATCAACAACAGACCAGTTTACCTTATGGCGCAAACCAACCCTTAATATCCTCATATACTGCGATCGAATCTCAATCCAGGGGCTTTGATTTGCATCGATCTGCAGGAACATTTAAGAGCTTAACTCCAGAAAACAATTTGCAGGTAAAAAGACGGGATTTCGATTACGCGCATGTTTCAGCGATTCCTGACGagaatttggcaattttacCTTACACACTTTCCTATGAACATTTGGAAGCAGCCTTCAACAGTTCGCCCGAGACCGACTGTTAA
- the LOC140922971 gene encoding neuropeptide FF receptor 1-like — protein MDLNASPFSSNSCSNEYGTNVTENLNNFSLQATNGLSEDFRLLKIVCDCIILLGSSFGNSLVIYIIASNVRMRTPSNILILNLAVCDFMTPVVSLPFDFILQEYNYVWTFGTATCKILWPLTSMTSTSAALTLAAISLDRYRTIMHPFKSRLTMVKIKFIIAGIYTFSLLMVTPYSYMLDVDCHKCHEKWPDIFYKKYYTLALCMVRYFLPLFFMMVMYALALKNLYTSTDKTRSGKTQKEKAAVNNSQMVKEATSPEPLRKVSSTVRLVRKLSSTVRRGTNEANKQATKMFIVVVVVFIICMFPNQALWLWADFSSSAGEIKWFSQAIVICWLFTYSNSVCNPVIYVAFSRDFRRGFKRVLRRLFCFRRHKLRSGSNAHLVAKLTSELKGAALNTEGRKRKKPEVKQPQVYLL, from the coding sequence ATGGATTTGAATGCCTCACCATTTTCCTCGAATTCTTGCAGTAACGAATATGGAACCAATGTGACGGAAAATCTCAATAATTTTTCTCTGCAAGCCACAAATGGGCTGTCGGAGGACTTCAGATTATTGAAAATTGTCTGTGACTGCATTATTTTGTTGGGCAGTTCTTTCGGGAACAGTCTCGTCATTTACATCATTGCAAGCAACGTTCGTATGCGAACACCGTCGAACATTTTAATTCTGAACCTCGCTGTGTGTGATTTCATGACACCTGTGGTCAGCCTTCCCTTTGACTTTATTCTTCAAGAGTATAATTACGTCTGGACGTTTGGTACAGCAACATGCAAAATTCTTTGGCCCTTAACGTCCATGACTTCCACTTCAGCTGCTTTGACATTGGCGGCGATCTCCTTGGATCGTTATCGTACGATAATGCACCCGTTCAAGTCTCGACTTACAATGGTTAAAATCAAATTCATCATTGCGGGAATCTATACATTTTCTCTGCTAATGGTCACGCCGTATTCGTATATGCTAGATGTAGATTGTCACAAGTGCCACGAAAAGTGGCCTGACATCTTTTACAAGAAATATTACACATTGGCCCTTTGCATGGTACGATATTTTCTTCCTCTGTTTTTCATGATGGTGATGTACGCTTTGGCTCTAAAAAATCTGTACACGAGTACAGATAAAACGAGGTCTGGTAAAACGCAGAAAGAAAAGGCAGCCGTCAATAACAGCCAAATGGTGAAGGAGGCGACTTCTCCAGAACCTTTGAGAAAGGTTTCGTCTACTGTTCGTCTAGTACGAAAGTTATCATCGACTGTGAGACGAGGAACGAACGAAGCAAACAAACAGGCGACCAAAATGTTCATCGTGGTAGTGGtggtttttattatttgcatgtTCCCTAATCAAGCTCTATGGTTATGGGCGGATTTTAGTTCCAGTGCAGGAGAGATCAAATGGTTTTCACAGGCTATTGTTATTTGTTGGCTTTTTACCTACTCGAACAGCGTGTGTAATCCTGTTATCTACGTAGCGTTCAGCCGCGATTTCAGGAGAGGCTTCAAACGGGTTCTGAGGAGATTGTTCTGCTTCCGTCGCCACAAGCTAAGAAGTGGTTCAAACGCGCATTTAGTGGCTAAACTAACCTCAGAGTTGAAAGGAGCTGCCTTGAACACGGAAGGAAGAAAGAGGAAGAAACCAGAGGTCAAGCAACCACAGGTTTACCTTTTATAA
- the LOC140923160 gene encoding uncharacterized protein produces the protein MEGNTSSTEPSFKESLSFKIFKITFYSIILLLCLIGNFMVVLIVCRTRRMRMSSYLLILNLAICDLIVPITSIPFDLALEENEYIWPFGRALCKTLFPLATLSATAASLTLAMISFDRYRVIMHPFKQRLTSRQVKFSIALTHLMGLLVVIPYVYHLDLTPSIQGQKCEETWPAFSYRQAYTLFLFIVQYGIPLAFMSVIYSLTLLNLYGSSNRFDNPTCDKGKYTGHPRKISLQIEATATNSNVNSGRLDISRDHRKASRETIGQRHDVLARDQNIRATKMFVTVVIVFATCRLPNEIFWLWSDFGDGHQSEYSNTAGIICRMFTYTNSIFNPIIYWAFSKDFKKGFKEIFTRKRHGIWDDELDDENWYKKFSTLSDSISTVWRKISRSRSESSNHYEIRENNHGLLRQAYTNRRPSNCNDHVSFCAKENVLAQYGDGADLKRKRNSLKANQFDVLPNGSLFLPSQSKLAKLSEESIIDAGNQQEVAKTKTRRLGTVLPPGSCDTKEDCQTISKITRPLSDELDPSFYSGKELDSTIVENLQEDMLSPGRKESFDGKGMFMILADVSDNTESGDKQSISSLVEINGNYHEQPLSDGMLSSVQNSDKPLAENEYTNIISNSETSKNTLEGEKESVLFLEQLFSLNMNLNGIKETSC, from the coding sequence atgGAAGGCAATACAAGTTCAACGGAGCCAAGTTTCAAGGAATCCCTCTCTTTTAAGATCTTCAAGATCACCTTTTACTCGATAATACTTCTGCTGTGTCTCATTGGAAACTTCATGGTTGTGCTCATTGTCTGTAGGACAAGGCGTATGCGGATGTCGTCATATCTACTTATTCTCAACCTGGCGATTTGCGACCTCATCGTTCCTATAACAAGCATCCCATTTGATCTTGCGTTAGAAGAAAACGAGTACATATGGCCATTTGGACGCGCTCTTTGTAAGACGTTGTTCCCTCTCGCGACGCTCTCTGCTACAGCAGCATCGCTTACCTTGGCAATGATTTCTTTTGATCGCTACAGAGTGATTATGCACCCATTCAAGCAACGTCTCACCTCGCGACAGGTGAAATTTTCCATTGCATTAACTCATCTGATGGGCCTCTTAGTTGTTATCCCCTACGTGTACCACTTAGACTTGACACCATCGATCCAAGGCCAAAAATGCGAGGAAACATGGCCAGCATTTTCCTATAGGCAAGCTTACACGTTATTCCTTTTCATTGTTCAGTATGGGATCCCATTAGCTTTCATGAGCGTTATTTATTCTCTTACTTTACTTAACTTGTATGGAAGTTCCAATAGATTTGACAACCCCACTTGTGACAAGGGCAAATACACGGGCCACCCAAGAAAAATAAGCCTTCAAATTGAAGCTACTGCTACCAATAGCAACGTCAACAGTGGTCGTTTGGACATATCTCGTGATCATCGAAAAGCAAGCCGTGAAACCATTGGGCAAAGGCACGATGTCCTCGCCAGAGATCAAAATATCCGAGCAACAAAAATGTTCGTCACGGTGGTCATTGTTTTTGCCACTTGTAGGTTGCCAAATGAGATATTTTGGCTCTGGTCAGATTTTGGTGACGGGCATCAAAGTGAATACTCCAACACTGCAGGCATTATATGCCGAATGTTCACATACACGAATAGTATTTTTAATCCAATTATTTATTGGGCATTCagtaaagattttaaaaagggaTTTAAGGAAATATTTACAAGAAAAAGGCATGGAATATGGGATGATGAATTAGATGATGAGAATTGGTATAAAAAATTCAGCACCTTGAGCGATTCGATTTCCACTGTATGGAGAAAAATAAGCCGATCGAGAAGTGAAAGTTCAAACCACTATGAAATTAGAGAAAATAATCATGGTTTGTTACGCCAGGCGTATACCAACAGAAGACCTTCGAATTGCAATGACCATGTATCATTTTGTGCCAAAGAAAACGTTCTTGCACAATATGGAGATGGGGCAGAccttaaaagaaagagaaactcATTAAAAGCAAATCAGTTTGACGTGCTGCCAAATGGCAGTTTATTTCTGCCATCACAGTCAAAGCTGGCAAAACTGAGTGAAGAGTCCATCATCGATGCTGGAAATCAACAAGAGGTTGCGAAAACTAAAACACGGCGGTTGGGGACCGTGCTTCCGCCAGGGAGCTGCGATACAAAAGAGGACTGTCAAACAATTAGCAAAATCACAAGGCCATTGTCTGACGAGCTAGACCCATCTTTCTATTCAGGAAAGGAACTCGACAGTACGATCGTGGAAAATCTTCAAGAAGATATGTTATCCCCAGGCAGAAAAGAGAGTTTTGATGGCAAGGGGATGTTTATGATTTTAGCCGATGTTTCTGATAATACGGAAAGCGGTGATAAACAGTCAATATCCTCTTTAGTGGAAATCAATGGAAATTATCACGAACAGCCTCTCTCCGATGGCATGCTTTCTTCAGTACAAAACTCTGATAAGCCTCTTGCAGAAAACGAGTACACTAATATCATCAGCAACTCGGAGACCTCCAAAAACACATTGGAAGGAGAAAAAGAGTCGGTGTTGTTTCTTGAACAATTATTTAGTCTAAATATGAATTTAAATGGCATCAAGGAAACCAGCTGTTAA